One Pochonia chlamydosporia 170 chromosome 5, whole genome shotgun sequence DNA segment encodes these proteins:
- a CDS encoding valacyclovir hydrolase (similar to Colletotrichum gloeosporioides Nara gc5 XP_007274289.1): protein MPLDSSDVVLPRPGAKTSPSSPPISGPTEASFTSTFGTLLPPAKYVSTSNGKAAYYEFLPSVPGNNSSAPDRVLFIHGVQTPALGMFPLARALKESFPNAHFVLIDLWGHGLSDTPVMPHDASLFHQLLDSVLDHLEWPSAHLVGFSFGGSLTAGYTASRSSRVSSFTLVAPAGLIRSANFTEEERKHLRIDCDDETAARKWVLEFLEGGELMVPSDWQERVRNGEVVAEAVREWQMREHPGHVASVVAVVRDASVMDNDAEFARAVGTGIPSLVVLGGLDDLCTEEQLNDLGFTNVAVVPDVGHGVVRDRAREVADYIGKVWRQL from the coding sequence ATGCCCCTAGACTCAAGCGACGTTGTTCTCCCGCGCCCAGGTGCAAAAACGAGCCCATCGAGCCCGCCAATCTCCGGCCCAACCGAGGCTTCATTCACATCAACCTTTGGCACGCTTCTCCCACCCGCCAAATACGTGAGCACGAGTAACGGCAAGGCCGCCTACTACGAGTTTCTTCCGTCTGTCCCTGGGAACAATTCCAGCGCCCCAGATCGCGTACTCTTCATCCATGGCGTGCAAACTCCAGCTCTGGGCATGTTCCCGCTCGCCCGTGCCCTGAAAGAATCCTTTCCCAACGCCCATTTCGTTCTCATCGACCTTTGGGGCCACGGGCTTAGTGACACGCCTGTCATGCCTCACGATGCCAGCTTATTCCATCAGCTTCTAGATTCTGTGCTAGACCATTTGGAGTGGCCGTCAGCACACCTCGTTGGCTTCTCGTTTGGCGGCTCCCTGACTGCAGGATACACTGCCTCTCGCTCATCACGGGTTTCGAGCTTCACCCTTGTCGCACCAGCTGGTCTTATTCGCTCGGCGAATTTCACTGAGGAAGAGCGCAAACATCTGCGAATAGACTGTGACGACGAAACTGCGGCTCGGAAATGGGTGCTGGAGTTCCTGGAGGGTGGTGAGCTAATGGTCCCTTCGGATTGGCAGGAGCGTGTTAGAAATGGCGAGGTCGTCGCCGAAGCTGTACGAGAATGGCAAATGCGTGAACATCCGGGACATGTGGCTTCTGTCGTGGCAGTGGTCAGAGATGCTAGTGTAATGGATAATGACGCTGAGTTCGCCAGGGCTGTGGGCACCGGGATTCCTTCTCTGGTTGTGTTGGGGGGTCTAGATGACTTGTGTACCGAGGAGCAGCTCAACGACCTTGGTTTCACTaatgttgccgttgttcccgatgttggacatggtgtTGTAAGGGACAGGGCGAGAGAGGTTGCTGACTATATCGGCAAGGTTTGGAGGCAACTGTGA
- a CDS encoding nitrate assimilation regulatory protein nirA (similar to Beauveria bassiana ARSEF 2860 XP_008595520.1) — MEARKRERPILPASSRPSEAVDKLEQEDEDFQPRKQRRRPAHIACNNCRLQKKSCDGKRPRCTTCRRRQLDCVYRQGQRGSNAGTTEQLGALQHQLKNHQDFLDYLRFLPDHEAMGVLAQLRLVPDVSYLLSRANGGVFLRNCLSEHKTARAMSPSTQSEVEFELMAQYQTAYPKLPVVDLESGDGVFNSPGRKSRASMPKTQSNQGKESFVLDGSHSDEPVSRNHCEAFHQLSSPIGPSIPPLYCDSILRQLDISYWIKVPVSNEVAARLISYYLTTDHSIFGIFDSDLFLEDLVGHGLQFCSAFLVCSILYLSSQGYTAVDPKSAYLTTAFFQEAEMLQHGEMADDSVTTVAAIEIFSFACMLHGNDSLGREASLAGRCMAERLGLFGVPFEHPLAQSLHDMAPDRVRSASYTAWGAYNWLTTIVFFLEQQPIHFPPSLPVPGDTRVSDNNTLKALPLPLCRFVGREFPSSCKLWTIVQEVAAVYRMDSDIPVRERVPMAFAEAKCRKLFAWANTIKHDAALDACSPLNMTIFHLMLHYTVALTLHPFINSPRTHRLRSFTSYDSHPRAIYAASINQIKQLVLQCYTYNLTTFRCALLNPGLLTLCTALLVDIPDPQWKPYFLIAFYCWKSLYVCFPVFHDIAKGILSLAMQKRAFAKSEARALMDEFEKSGLHHAAAEDPTTSFVFDWLVSLASPSEAQMRLMSLKFDELILVEELTTVDGSD; from the exons ATggaggcgaggaagagagagCGTCCTATCCTCCCTGCATCGTCCCGACCTAGTGAAGCGGTGGACaagcttgaacaagaagacgaggatttTCAGCCCCGCAAGCAGCGACGTCGGCCCGCACACATTGCATGTAATAATTGTAGGCTTCAGAAAAAGAGT tgtgATGGAAAGCGGCCGCGTTGCACGACATGTCGTCGACGACAGCTGGATTGCGTTTAccgacaagggcaaagagGCAGCAATGCTGGAACCACGGAGCAACTTGGAGCGCTCCAGCATCAGTTGAAGAATCACCAAGATTTCTTGGACTATCTCCGATTTCTACCGGACCATGAGGCCATGGGAGTACTCGCCCAACTACGCCTCGTCCCAGATGTTTCTTACCTGCTCTCCAGGGCTAATGGAGGCGTGTTCTTGCGGAACTGTCTCTCTGAACACAAGACCGCCCGCGCAATGTCGCCATCTACGCAGTCGGAGGTCGAGTTTGAGCTAATGGCACAGTATCAGACGGCGTATCCGAAGCTCCCTGTTGTCGATCTGGAGAGTGGTGATGGCGTGTTCAACAGCCCGGGTCGAAAATCCAGGGCTTCCATGCCAAAAACTCAAAGCAACCAAGGAAAAGAATCATTCGTGTTGGATGGCAGCCATAGTGATGAGCCGGTATCCAGGAACCATTGCGAAGCGTTTCATCAACTTTCATCCCCAATAGGGCCATCAATACCTCCTCTATATTGCGACAGCATATTGCGTCAGTTAGACATCAGCTACTGGATCAAAGTACCCGTATCAAATGAGGTTGCCGCGAGACTTATTTCCTATTATCTCACGACCGACCACTCTATTTTTGGTATTTTTGACAGCGATTTATTTCTGGAAGACCTCGTCGGCCATGGCCTCCAGTTTTGCTCCGCCTTTTTAGTTTGCTCCATATTGTACTTGTCGAGT CAAGGGTACACAGCTGTAGATCCTAAATCGGCATACCTCACGACCGCCTTCTTCCAAGAGGCAGAGATGCTACAGCACGGCGAAATGGCCGACGACTCGGTCACAACGGTGGCGGCAATCGAAATATTCAGCTTCGCGTGCATGCTTCACGGAAACGACTCTCTAGGCAGGGAGGCGTCCTTAGCAGGACGGTGCATGGCCGAACGACTAGGTCTCTTTGGAGTCCCTTTTGAGCACCCTCTTGCGCAATCTCTCCACGATATGGCACCAGATCGCGTAAGATCAGCTTCATACACTGCCTGGGGAGCATACAACTGGTTAAC AaccatcgtcttcttcttggagcAGCAGCCGATCCATTTTCCACCAAGTCTACCAGTCCCCGGAGACACCAGAGTATCTGATAACAACACTCTGAAAGCGCTGCCACTTCCTTTGTGTCGCTTTGTGGGACGGGAATTCCCCTCGTCGTGCAAGTTATGGACAATCGTTCAGGAAGTAGCCGCTGTCTACCGCATGGACAGCGACATTCCTGTTCGTGAGCGCGTTCCCATGGCATTCGCAGAGGCCAAGTGTCGCAAGCTATTCGCTTGGGCGAACACCATCAAACATGACGCCGCCTTGGATGCGTGCAGTCCCCTAAACATGACTATATTCCA CTTGATGCTACATTACACTGTTGCCCTCACTCTACATCCCTTTATTAACAGCCCACGAACACATCGTCTACGATCCTTCACTTCGTACGACAGCCACCCAAGAGCCATTTACGCCGCGTCCATCAACCAAATAAAACAGCTTGTTCTCCAATGCTACACGTACAACCTCACCACGTTTCGCTGCGCCCTCCTCAACCCAGGCTTGCTCACCCTCTGCACCGCCCTGCTAGTAGATATCCCCGATCCGCAGTGGAAGCCCTACTTTTTAATCGCCTTTTACTGCTGGAAAAGTCTGTATGTTTGCTTCCCGGTCTTTCACGACATCGCAAAGGGGATCCTGTCACTGGCAATGCAGAAAAGGGCGTTTGCGAAATCCGAGGCTAGAGCCCTGATGGATGAGTTTGAAAAGTCTGGTCTTCATCATGCTGCTGCGGAGGATCCTACGACCAGTTTTGTGTTTGACTGGCTTGTGTCATTGGCGTCGCCGTCGGAGGCGCAGATGCGGCTTATGTCACTCAAGTTTGATGAGCTTATCTTGGTTGAGGAGCTTACTACCGTTGATGGTTCGGATTGA
- a CDS encoding cAMP receptor (Car4) (similar to Talaromyces marneffei ATCC 18224 XP_002145342.1), with translation MMEIRANVAITDEQRKVLEIVARTASTLSALGVITIITVFSLARHFRNPMHRLIFINAFYNAFDVVCTMISISGPAAGNDSALCQFQGFLNQMFPLADVSWTLAMAVNVFLIVFRRYDTVALRRLEWKYMVGITTLTFIPAFAFLFVQTQDKGHLYGSVTVWCSIAPKWVLMRILLYYIPIWSMIFAAMVLYVLVGVEIFRRGGIFQSVNQDSIRLDDGVPSTAGTASPHCDKEADWAAEVDFRSQPDHVFGSHSRVESLPGTQKHSIITTRSDAPILPVGTPRHSSLSLRQYILMPLFFFLALLTVWVAPSTNRVASFINPDYSSYPLLVAVGATGSLRGFWNGIIFITLGMKSWKKDNQEQRRARHQQ, from the exons ATGATGGAAATCAGGGCCAACGTAGCCATTACGGATGAGCAGCGGAAAGTCCTGGAGATTGTCGCGCGGACTGCCTCTACGCTGTCGGCATTGGgcgtcatcaccatcattACTGTGTTTTCCTTGGCGCGGCATTTTCGAAATCCCATGCATcgtctcatcttcatcaatgcCTTTTACAACGCCTTTGATGTTGTGTGCACCATGATATCCATCAGTGGACCGGCGGCTGGGAACGATTCTGCTTTATGTCAGTTTCAGGGGTTTCTCAATCAAAT GTTTCCTCTCGCCGATGTATCCTGGACGcttgccatggctgtcaaTGTCTTTCTCATTGTTTTCCGTCGATACGATACCGTGGCGTTGAGGAGGCTTGAGTGGAAGTACATGGTTGGGATAACTACACTTACATTCATTCCTgcatttgcctttctctttGTACAGACTCAGGACAAGGGTCACTTGTACGGCAGTGTAACG GTGTGGTGTTCAATCGCTCCGAAATGGGTGCTTATGCGCATTCTTCTCTACTATATTCCTATATG GTCTATGATTTTCGCCGCCATGGTGCTCTATGTTCTCGTCGGGGTCGAGATTTTCAGACGCGGAGGCATCTTCCAGTCTGTCAACCAAGACTCCATCCGGTTAGATGATGGTGTACCTTCCACTGCCGGCACTGCTTCTCCTCACTGCGACAAAGAGGCGGACTGGGCCGCCGAAGTTGACTTCCGCTCACAACCTGATCATGTCTTCGGGTCACACTCTAGAGTTGAATCGTTACCTGGGACGCAGAAGCACTCCATTATAACCACTCGTAGCGACGCCCCAATCCTCCCCGTTGGCACGCCTCGACACTCTTCCTTATCACTAAGACAATACATTCTCATGCCGTTGTTTTTCTTCCTGGCGCTATTGACGGTTTGGGTTGCGCCGTCGACCAACCGTGTCGCTTCCTTCATCAACCCCGACTATTCATCCTACCCGCTCTTGGTTGCGGTTGGCGCAACAGGGAGTCTGCGGGGCTTTTGGAACGGAATTATCTTCATCACTCTAGGTATGAAGTCGTGGAAGAAGGATAATCAAGAACAGAGGAGGGCGAGACACCAACAGTGA
- a CDS encoding kinase domain-containing protein encodes MLAQRKPANEVEEFAAVKVFKPRYMNESENDYENSIYKEFDFLQNLHHPNIIQPLVLIRYKADQRTGLWTQLMEHAGPKDVQAMIAEGRLRGGNEVDCAFAQVVSAVSYLHGKGIAHRDLSLANVILREETGLVKLLDFGSALQVNASSLSLEIKGNPAYLAPEILDGKPYSPMAADVWALGIMLFGLLTAHMPWEEAVPEDVNFSGFLKQPMDDTFKDIPETWRSLVRRMVNTDPNQRATIREVVADQRVVSLLKCRVPHIAKPNA; translated from the exons ATGCTCGCTCAGAGAAAGCCAGCCAACGAGGTCGAAGAATTTGCCGCTGTGAAAGTCTTCAAACCAAGATACATGAACGAGAGCGAAAACGACTATGAGAATTCAATCTACAAAGAATTTGACTTTTTGCAAAATTTACATCACCCTAATATCATTCAACCGCTTGTGCTTATCCGCTACAAAGCAGACCAACGAACGGGTTTATGGACACAGCTCATGGAACACGCTGGTCCAAAGGACGTTCAGGCCATGATCGCAGAGGGCAGATTACGTGGCGGCAATGAAGTTGACTGCGCGTTTGCACAAGTCGTAAGCGCGGTGAGCTACCTACATGGGAAGGGCATCGCACATAGGGATTTGTCTCTCGCCAATGTCATTCTACGAGAAGAGACTGGATTGGTTAAgttgcttgactttggcagCGCCCTTCAAGTGAATGCTTCTTCTCTGAGTCTAG AGATCAAGGGCAATCCGGCATATCTTGCTCCGGAAATACTTGATGGAAAGCCTTATAGCCCTATGGCAGCAGATGTGTGGGCTTTGGGTATAATGCTCTTTGGATTGTTGACCGCACACATGCCTTGGGAGGAAGCCGTGCCAGAGGACGTAAACTTCAGTGGCTTCCTTAAGCAGCCTATGGATGACACATTCAAGGATATTCCAGAAACATGGCGGTCGTTAGTCAGACGCATGGTGAATACGGATCCAAACCAACGCGCAACGATACGTGAGGTCGTCGCTGATCAAAGGGttgtgagcttgctgaaGTGTAGAGTACCTCATATTGCCAAACCCAATGCCTAA